The sequence CTCAGCCGGCGAGCTCAACCAACACCGGCGCGTGGTCGCTCGGCGATTTGCCCTTGCGTTCCTCGCGAACGATCTCGGCGTGAGTCACCCGTTGCGCCAGCGCAGGCGATCCGAGGATGAAGTCGATGCGCATGCCGCGGTTCTTCGGGAAGCGCAGCTGGGTGTAGTCCCAGTACGTGTAGACCGCGGGCCCCGGCGTGAAAGGCCGTACCACGTCGGTGAATCGAGCGTCGACGATCGCCTTGAACGCGGCCCGCTCCGGTCCGGTGACGTGGGTGCTGCCCCGGTAAGCCTCGACGCTCCAGACGTCCTCGTCGGTGGGCGCGATGTTCCAGTCGCCCGTCAGCGCGATCGGCGCATCCGGGTTCTCGGCCAGCCACCTCTGCGCCGTAACCCTCAGCGCCGCAAGCCATGCCAGTTTGTAGCCGTAGTGCGGCGAATCGACGATGCGGCCGTTCGGTATGTAGAGGCTCCACACCCGCACGCCGTGACACGTCGCGCCGAGCGCCCGCGCCTCTGCCACCTCCTGAACATCAGCCCTGTCGCTCCACGTCGGCTGACCGTCGAAACCGACCTGGACGTCGTCGATGCCGAC is a genomic window of Mycobacterium sp. ITM-2016-00318 containing:
- a CDS encoding exodeoxyribonuclease III — its product is MRLATWNVNSIRARVDRVTDWLERADVDVLAMQETKCNDDQFPTMPFAAIGYDVVHCGFNQWNGVAIASRVGIDDVQVGFDGQPTWSDRADVQEVAEARALGATCHGVRVWSLYIPNGRIVDSPHYGYKLAWLAALRVTAQRWLAENPDAPIALTGDWNIAPTDEDVWSVEAYRGSTHVTGPERAAFKAIVDARFTDVVRPFTPGPAVYTYWDYTQLRFPKNRGMRIDFILGSPALAQRVTHAEIVREERKGKSPSDHAPVLVELAG